Below is a genomic region from Dioscorea cayenensis subsp. rotundata cultivar TDr96_F1 chromosome 14, TDr96_F1_v2_PseudoChromosome.rev07_lg8_w22 25.fasta, whole genome shotgun sequence.
TGAGTACTTGTAGATAATTGAGGCATTCTGTAAAACATGACAACTTCTTTCTATCCCTATCAGCAAATGAATGTGTTGTATAGAACATGATGAATGACCTGTGCCCATCTAGCTAATTAATAAGCAGTTGAACTATTTTTGAAGAGAACTCTTAGATAGGAGGAAGTGGGTatgtgattatttatttattttgctatttATGATGTTGGTGGTTTTTGGCTATTCATCTTTTCTTCAAGGCTATTGcattattttaaacatttttgtGTATGTAATATAATATCATACTAGCCTTGTGAATCTCAAAATCTTGATGATCTATTTCATGCATAGTGTTAGGAAACCTTTTGGAAGTTGCATGAGAAGTATCAACCATATGTGTGGTTTTTATTCTAATCTTCTGCATAATATTGCAGCTTGTTGGTAAGGATGCCCTAGCAGAAACTGACAAGATCACTTTAGAAACAGCAAAACTTCTAAGAGAGGACTATCTTGCTCAGAATGCATTTACTCCGTAAGTCCTGTTAACTTATCTGTCGCGGTTTGAATCTTAAATATCTCCATTGTTTCTTGCTTACCGTGTCGTTTTCAAGTCTTATGCTATTGTTTGATGAGATTGCTCCTGATATATGCATAGGTATGACAAATTCTGCCCCTTCTACAAGTCAGTGTGGATGATGCGGAACATTATTCATTTCAATACTTTGGCGAATCAGGTCAATATTGTGTTTACTGTCatcctttgattttgttttccctTGCAGCATGATTAGTTGCAACATTCTTTTCTGATCTTTCTCCTGTGCTATAAGTTGTCAGTGATGAAGTAAGTATTTGGCTGACAATTTAGTTTGAAATAGAGCTGACCAAATATAGATTATGGGGTTGTAACAGAATCTTTTCATCAATTGCTTCACTCTGGACACGGTTTCAGAGAATTCTGGTCCATAGCTGAGTGCTTAAATTAGAACGAGGTTCAGTTCTATTCATACTATAAACTGCTCAGCTCACTGGGGGTACTTTGAATTTTTGGATGGTTGGTCTCATTGCATCTGGGACTCTAGATTTATCTATTTGTCCAATTCAGATAGCAAACTCTGgctgtgttttgttttgaaatgattGTCATTTGCATTAAAACTCTTGTTTTAGTCAATATGATTTTGTAATATGGGCACTGTTTTAATTTGTTCAGTTCTCTTTATAACGATCTGATTTCTTTATCATCTTGTGGCCTTCCAGGCAGTGGAACGAGGTGCAGGTTCAGATGGGCAGAAGATAACATACAGTGTTATCAAGCATCGGTTGGGTGATCTCTTCTACCGTTTAGTGTGAGTATTACAATTAAATGGCATTGTCTCCCAAGTAAATTTGTACCTTTCttctttattcaaaaatttgcTGCGTCATTGGTCATATTCCAGCACTGTAGGattgcttgttttattaattCTCTATTTTCTAGAACTTAAGAGGCATATAATGGAACATTGATTTGGGACACTGATGATATGTAACCAACCTTTTCACCATGTAGAAGATGGATAAACTGATCATTGATATGATCATGATCAACTTGTTTGCATCTTCATATTCTGAACTGATTACTGTACTTATCATTTAGCTTTTCATACTAATCAGTAATTATTggcttgttttcttttgaacatTTGAGATGCCTAACCAAGGGACaatttaacttaaattttaatttaggtCCCAAAAATTTGAAGATCCTGCAGAAGGGGAGGAAGCCCTTGTGGCAAAATTCAAGAAACTGAATGAAGACCTTACGGTTGGATTCCGCATTCTTGAAGATGAGGCACGTTGATTCACCGTCACTGGGactgggttatatatatatatatatatatatatatatatatataaagtagcTGTGTGTAACCAATGTATTAATATTTGTGGGAGGCTGTGTTAGACTTTGGATAATTTATGAAGAGCCAAGTCTTTTGTGATCTTTGTAGCTTTTCCCCCGGTTCCTACTCCTCGCGTGCGTTTTGGTCTCAATTTTTTCTGGTTTTGCAAATAAAGTGGAGCCTGATTATTTCTTGTGTAGAAAGTACAACAGTATAATATTTAGGACTTTTAATTGCATTGCTGGTCGTTGCTTGTATTTTAACTTTCacttattttatcatattaattttGGCTTTTGTAAGAAATTCTCCTTGCTCTCATCTGTTGCTgtgttttttttccatattattAATGTGAGAAGTAGTCAGTTGTGTTTACACATGCTGAGAATTTGATCGtctaatttgttgtttttttttattattattatattacaaATATGGGAAGTAGTTAATGGTGTGTGCACAGATTAACAATTTGATCATCCAATCTGTACATCTTTATTGTAAGTTCATATTTACAATTAGGGGTTTGTTCTTTATTGTAAGTTCATATTTACAATTAGGGGTTTGTTTTCACTAGTAGGATTTGAacttatagttttaaaatttttatattatttttcacatttttgtatGGGGGTTGGTGTTACTGGGTTATAAATCTGGTGGCAtctgtttttggttttttgttattgttttcctAAAAATTTCTCCCTTTATATTAATCAAGATTTCTAAACTGCAAGGTTTAAACTTAAATTTGTTCAATAATCGTGGGGATGGAGTATCAATTAAACCCTTGCaaacaaatgataataataaataattatgtgtataaattaattattcacctttgctaataaataattacatgtgtataaattattttcaacCATAAGAAACTTATGCGACGTAATGTAATTATTTCACTCTCTTAAAAATTTGAAGTCTTCTTAATTTTTAACGAACTCTTAAAATTCCTCCCCAAACTCTAAAGAATAAAGATTAGTAAccatgatttaattattgattaacaaaaaaaaaattaaataattaccgATATTCAATAGTGAATTTATTTCCATATAGAAGATTgattattcttcatttttttttaaaaacacagTTGAGTTTTTAATGGGTGTATGAGTAGCAGTAGCTTGTctgcattattaaaaaaaaaataaaatcttataaataaaaaaggataaactTTTGAAAGGCTTtctaaatctatatatatatatatataaaaaaaacaattttttctcttcaattttGATCCTCTTCCTGGTGAATGCTGTTGCTCTCGGTCTTTAAACCCTAGGTTCGTCCCAACAGGCAGAGGCAGGGCCGCATCTTGCTTCCTTTCGGTTATTCTCAAAGAGAAGAAGTTCAGGATGAAAATTTCATGCATCAGCAAGAGCCCACCTCCTTTTTCAGGCATCTTTTcatcaaatatttattgtttttattatttagcacgattattattattattattcagttTCTATTCACCATAAACACCTTCAGGTCCTCACAATTTCccttttttcttgctttttggtctttctaattttcattttgcagccaaaatatccaaatactCAGGTCAGGCAGTGGTATGGCATTTTCTATATATCTAGAGGACCTAATAATTCTTTCCATGTGATAAATGTTGTggatatatatagttatatagatatagatatatgttCATGTATGACATTGTCTGAAATTTttggggtgtgtgtgtgtgtgtgtgtgtgtgtatttatgtgtTTGTTCAGAAAGCTCTCCCTTTGCGTATACTAACAGTGGGCAAGAAGAGGTCTCCTGGGATCCAACTTGTTGTTGAAGAGTTTAATGAGAAGCTCAGACACTATTGCAACATACATGATATTCATATCAAATCTAATCCGAGGAATACCAGGTTtgcacttttatttttcttctctttttttggaaagttttcataattattatgtGTTATAAGTGCAGAGATGTGAAACTGAGCCgtaaaaaacatattttgatTACCACAGAATTGGTACACAGTATTgcaatgtaaaaataacaaataaatttacacGCTTTAAATTTTACACAACTTTGTAATTTGGTCggatttcattttctttatatatatatatattttgccatAATTCAGGTCTTCAATTTGTTTTCTGTgaatattgttattataatcCAGATGTATAATATTTGGAAAGACCAGATTATTGCCTTTTAATAAGTTCATTGAATTGATGCTTGATGTTGGTATTGCATTGCTGGTGGAATGaatgagtttttctttgttcatCTGTTTTGGCGGTGGCAAGCACCACAAATATCTCTTGTTATTTCAATTGATCCACTTCAACTTTGGAATGGTTCCTTTATTATGCCATATGTAAACAACTCATTTTACAGTAGGTATCTGAAATAGATAGCATcatgtttatttatatgattGTGCTGATTTTCAATATCTTCCTAATTTGCTTTTAGATATGTTTTTGTTCTAAATATCATGGTGCAAGTGATAATGTACCTGTTGTGCTGTGGCGTCTTTGCATATATACAAGAGGGAATTTGACTTGCTGTATTGTTTCAAGCAGCAATGTTAATGCCCAGATAGAAGCAGAAGACATGAACATGATGCAGCAAATCAGGCCTGAAGATTGGGTGTGTCTTAAACCCTTTTCATCCATCTATTCATACATTATCTTTTTTCTGTTTTGCATCTACTCTCGTTATTTGTGTCACCTCGTCTTTGTGCCGCTAAGTTATTGGTTATGCTATATGTGAACTTTTGTGATGGAATCGAACATAGAATTTTTTACGCCTTTTTGGTGGTATaggttattattttgtttttggatttttcctTCAGGTTGTTGTGTTGGATGAGCATGGAGTGGATATTGGTTCTGAGCAAATGGCTGATCTTATTGGAGATGCTGGTATAACAGTATGTAAATGGCTTGAATTACTTGATACCTTTGAAAGGATGCGCTTGATATGcttgaattaaaattatttgaacaTTAGcagttgatatttttatttctagttaCTCAGAGCTTTTCTTTGAGGATACCACTCTCTGAGCAATTGAAGTGCAAATTGTGCATGTTTGGAAAGCTTCAGGCTTTGCGAAGTGGCCTTGAAATGTTTTAGATTTACATTAGAAATTAAGCATTCTCATGTTGAGATAAAATAACTACTCTTTTTATTGTTGTCAACCGTATTTTCTGCATTACGACAAATCTTATGCACAAGTGCTATTTTTGTTGTATTACAACAAATCTTATGTGCTAGTGAATTTTTGTCGTTTTACAACAAAATGCATACCTTTGGCGACGAAATTCCCATGCAGCATGCTGTTCATTTGTTGAGTTTATTTGTAGGGATCAGCAAGGCTTGCATTTTGCATTGGCGGTCCATATGGCCATGGTCCTCAAGTTCGTGAGCGTGCCGACGTAACTATTAGATTATCTTCCATGGTTTTGAATCACCAAATTGCATTGATAGTGTTGTTAGAGCAACTTTATAGGTGAGCTTTACATtacttttatgatttttttttcacttgagTTTACATCATTATAAGTGgcaaatgttttctttcttcaatgGAGAAATTGAGAACTGCCGCACTAGTCATGAAATTGAAAGATTCTgagaaaatttgaaggaaaTCAAAGTTTCATCTGAAGCTTTATGGTCTTGTATAAACAGAGGATTCAAACGCTTAGTTTTTAATTCTTATGATTGTAGAAACCTATCTTCCATCCATAATTTTGatacaaaattttattggtttttgcGTGTGTCAGCAAGAATGCTCGAAAGTGCACTGATTTTATCCTTGGTTATGTAGCTGTGTTTCTATGATGTGATTATAAACCATCCTAACTGGACTGAACTGGCTTTCAGGGCATGGACAATTATTAAGAGGCAAAAGTACCATCACTAGCCGTGATATCAAAACAATGGCAACCCATTAAGTTCCAAGACAGCTTACAACCCTTGATACCATTATTTATTATACAGCTCACCTTCAACTTAAATTGCAGGTGAGTGATGTTCTGCTTTCTCCCTgtctaattttcttttccttccctACTTACATCATTGAGGTTGTCTGTTGCATGTGATGCGCGTTCGTCGTTTATTTCCTTTAATTTGACCAGTGATCatatgtatgtttgtttgtGCACGGTTGGTACGCAGATGCTCTCCAAATCACACGTCTTTACTTGATGTAGATATAAAGATTTCAACTTTCAAGTCGGAGATCTTCATACAAGTATGTATGTATTTGCAAAATGACACTCGTCGATCACTATATAAAAAATAGGAATTCGAATCTTGATAATATCTTGTTGAAATACTGTATTacaatctgaaaaaaaaaacagagaattaAGATGATATGCATTTGGGACTAGGAAAAGGACATGTTTAATTTGATGTATTTGACTGTCAAGTTAATGATAGAACTCTCATCCTTAgttattgaaattattatatttcacTGTTACATTCCCAACATTATTACAATTAGAACAACATGTTCATTCAGCACCAAGCTCTCTACAAAGTTGACCATTTACAATTAAACCGAGAAAAACATgggcaagaagaagaaactaACAAAAACTTGACCAGCTGTATTGGCTACCTACTTGCCAACACATTGTTGATATTGATATGCACATCTGAAACTCATGAACAAAATTGAAGTCTCATGGTGCTTTGTATTTCAAGAACAGAGCATCTCGAGACACAGGATTGGTTGAACGAACTGGTGGAGAACCAGTGAAGTATGGTGGTGTAGCCTGCACAATGAGAAACAGGACTTGATGATGATTAACAActaagaattgaattgaaaACATGAAACTtatttgtgtatttatgtatattattttcaCAAACCTTGCTGACAAGGATGTCTGAAAGATCACCTGCAACTTTGATGTCAGTGTAATCACCATAAGACCTGGATTTTTCCAactaaataaatagtaaaaaaacattaagaaaTACTGAAAAGAATTGAACACAAGTTCATCAGTTTTCTCATCACCAAAATAATCCTGGCATCCtctaagaaagagaagaagagataatGGTTAGGATCAGACCTGAAATTAAGTCTCCTTGGTTTGGGacagacaacaacaacaactggttgttgttgttgttgatgttgttgttgttgttgttgttgttgttcattCATGTTGATGCTAGAACATAGTTTCCCAAGTTCCTTCATTTCCTCAACCAAGTTGGTTCCTTGTACTTTGGATGTGGGTACCCCTCAAATCAGTcatttaaacatcaaacatGCAAACAAGAAGCAAAAGAGAGATGTGCAACTTATTTTTCACCTGGAAAATCCTTTATCATGCTCAGTGCATAATCCATTCTGCAACAATTGCAAGcaaaaaaatcagaataaattatattaaataaaaggagagagagagagagagaagtaggAAGATCATATTAccagaaaaagagagaaaatgtgGATGAGATGATGGAGCTGTTCTCTTTTATTCAGCAGAGTGAGGAAAAGGGAATGCAAATCTTGCCATTTATAGTAAGTATATATGTCTCTGTGGTGCGCTACCTGGAAAGACGAAAATGCCCTTTTTTTTGTGA
It encodes:
- the LOC120275771 gene encoding uncharacterized protein LOC120275771 isoform X2; its protein translation is MDYALSMIKDFPVQGTNLVEEMKELGKLCSSINMNEQQQQQQQQHQQQQQPVVVVVCPKPRRLNFSWKNPGLMVITLTSKLQVIFQTSLSARLHHHTSLVLHQFVQPILCLEMLCS
- the LOC120275770 gene encoding putative RNA methyltransferase At5g10620, with translation MKISCISKSPPPFSAKISKYSGQAVKALPLRILTVGKKRSPGIQLVVEEFNEKLRHYCNIHDIHIKSNPRNTSNVNAQIEAEDMNMMQQIRPEDWVVVLDEHGVDIGSEQMADLIGDAGITGSARLAFCIGGPYGHGPQVRERADVTIRLSSMVLNHQIALIVLLEQLYRAWTIIKRQKYHH
- the LOC120275771 gene encoding uncharacterized protein LOC120275771 isoform X1, which produces MDYALSMIKDFPVQGTNLVEEMKELGKLCSSINMNEQQQQQQQQHQQQQQPVVVVVCPKPRRLNFRSYGDYTDIKVAGDLSDILVSKATPPYFTGSPPVRSTNPVSRDALFLKYKAP